The proteins below are encoded in one region of Pelecanus crispus isolate bPelCri1 chromosome 4, bPelCri1.pri, whole genome shotgun sequence:
- the NDNF gene encoding protein NDNF, which produces MLLLRCPLLLLLLLPLSSRPQKLPTRDEELFQMQIRDKAFFHDSSVIPDGAEISSYLFRDTPKRYFFVVEEDNTPLAVTVTPCDAPLEWKLSVQELPEEASGEGSGEPEPLEQQKQQITNEEGTELFSYKGNDVEYFVSSSSPSGLYQLDLLSTEKDTHFKVYATTTPESDQPYPELPYDPRIDVTSLGRTTVTLAWKPSPTASLLKQPIQYCIVINKEHNFKSLCAVEAKLSSDDAFMMAPKPGLDFSPFDFAHFGFPSDNNSGKERGFLKASSKFGRQTSSKPRVDLHKVCIGNKNIFTVSDLKPDTQYYFDMFAVNTNTNMSTAYVGTFARTKEEAKQKTVELKDGKVTDVFIKRKGAKFLRFAPVSSHQKVTFSVHSCLDAVQIQVRRDGKLLLSQNVEGVRQFQLRGKAKAKYLIRLKGSKKGASMLKILATTRPNKQSFPSLPEDTRIKAFDKLRTCSSVTVAWLGTQERNKFCIYKREVDDNYNEEQKKREQNQCLGPDTRKKSEKVLCKYFHSQNIQKAVTTETIRGLQPGKSYLLDVYVIGHGGHSVKYQSKLVKTRKFC; this is translated from the exons ATGCTCCTGCTGCgctgcccgctgctgctgctgctgctgctgccgctcaGCTCCAGGCCCCAGAAGTTACCTACCAGAGATGAGGAGCTCTTCCAAATGCAGATCCGGgacaaagcattttttcatgATTCATCGGTCATCCCAGATGGAGCCGAAATTAGCAGCTACCTCTTCCGAGACACGCCTAAAAG GTATTTCTTCGTGGTTGAAGAGGACAACACTCCCTTAGCAGTGACAGTGACACCATGTGATGCCCCTCTGGAGTGGAAACTGAGTGTGCAAGAGCTCCCAGAGGAAGCCAGTGGAGAAGGTTCAG GTGAACCAGAACCTCTTGagcaacagaaacagcagatCACTAATGAGGAAGGCACAGAGCTGTTCTCTTACAAAGGCAATGATGTTGAGTACTTTGTGTCCTCCAGTTCACCGTCTGGTTTGTACCAACTAGATCTGCTGTCGACGGAGAAAGATACACATTTTAAAGTGTATGCAACCACTACTCCAGAGTCGGACCAACCTTATCCTGAATTACCTTATGATCCCAGAATCGATGTCACTTCTCTGGGACGTACAACAGTGACGCTGGCGTGGAAACCAAGTCCCACCGCCTCCTTACTGAAACAGCCGATTCAGTATTGCATAGTCATCAATAAAGAACACAATTTCAAAAGCCTCTGTGCCGTTGAAGCCAAGCTCAGTTCTGATGATGCCTTCATGATGGCTCCAAAACCAGGTCTGGATTTCAGTCCATTTGACTTTGCCCATTTTGGCTTCCCCTCAGACAACAACTCTGGCAAAGAACGTGGTTTCCTGAAAGCATCATCAAAATTTGGGCGCCAAACATCCTCAAAGCCAAGAGTTGACCTGCATAAAGTTTGTATCGGGAACAAGAACATCTTCACAGTGTCTGACCTGAAGCCCGATACGCAGTACTACTTCGACATGTTTGCAGTAAATACCAACACTAACATGAGCACTGCGTACGTTGGCACCTTTGCTAGAACGAAGGAGGAGgctaaacagaaaacagttgAACTGAAGGATGGCAAAGTTACAGATGTATTCATCAAGAGAAAGGGAGCCAAATTTCTACGGTTTGCTCCCGTTTCATCTCACCAAAAAGTCACCTTCTCCGTTCATTCATGCCTGGATGCTGTTCAGATCCAAGTTAGAAGAGATGGAAAACTTCTCTTGTCTCAAAACGTGGAGGGTGTGCGGCAGTTCCAGCTTcggggaaaagcaaaagctaaatATCTCATTAGgctgaaaggaagcaaaaaaggtGCCTCTATGCTGAAGATCCTGGCTACAACAAGGCCTAACAAGCAGTcgtttccttctcttcctgaaGATACGCGAATCAAAGCTTTTGACAAACTCCGCACGTGTTCTTCGGTCACAGTGGCGTGGCTGGGCACGCAGGAGAGAAACAAATTCTGCATCTACAAAAGGGAAGTGGATGACAATTACaatgaagagcagaagaaaagagagcagAACCAGTGCTTGGGTccagatacaaggaagaaatcgGAAAAGGTTCTCTGTAAATATTTCCACAGCCAGAATATCCAGAAAGCAGTGACCACAGAGACAATCAGAGGCCTGCAGCCTGGCAAGTCCTACCTGCTGGACGTTTACGTGATAGGGCACGGCGGGCACTCCGTGAAATATCAGAGCAAATTGGTGAAAACGAGGAAGTTCTGTTAG